In Oncorhynchus gorbuscha isolate QuinsamMale2020 ecotype Even-year linkage group LG08, OgorEven_v1.0, whole genome shotgun sequence, one genomic interval encodes:
- the LOC124042038 gene encoding uncharacterized protein LOC124042038 — MSDYIVKINGTGPEESEASPEKSRDPSPEPAVLPKTDVSFPGAMEHMNEMLSSLDQVMDSQTQENGEQVEATESQRKRLKGNLGSSSVGCSLGCIPSFDSVSLTSTVNTDNNSAESLEQLQYQGALRVDTCDEVEVKVLDIDLSSFTLNRISFSSILQEENDRVLDKDTMDCRSLSRTVPFESSPIPERSGSLKTYCSSVPTPYQSRLSLTSTEAHDQVAHSSGTQVSLQIPMDPLEELFGITQDMIYTDVHERVIEVLQDIYSAANQLEQQLFQSVSDRQARAIVKVVVQQINAALSRALQQTCSGSQLLTIVGSAKLYSKDGLAAVEGQGVPLITSSAEGDRDGNKEGSRPLKRCFNSFVRVLSAKMRSISKGIKQSSESAQQEHRLVVELPASSDEGTEQEAAEKAGSSTVSEPAREEITEVTEVLQSESDDSLLPSIGGMLFHVGSMPHTEDSVELYGKVPSKLTPESMVQEERVDEGLSKVCSRTTSSTSTTFSMDDVQKTVATLTTSGSDRGRSIITTPETPEQSLHHQGGGLDTPVSSETRVAESVRKSPATWSDVEGLSYAKKSVSELMERMVLSREDATSAEKSLDILLSSGILRPHTDKLVDQLRKLLMVNSTLTAQSVSGRSKSESALPKSSMTGELQREISRNGLLEIAYTITERSIKTLLEQLLTALLPPSVVVEVARSCQNIRPVTPSQVMSSEVSPGCCNPLSMICRVIIDVFTITRQVVETASEMDMSPPGENIDGRLCSNTAPLPTDSTPPVHPINRECNRSLVTKPTNKIKSLTFSFPKLPKISLIKCKKVNQGDIAPLETTKDPADVNYSIFCTTPTPENAQRQEEDLASCSSQRKERPKNPFFLIRVYSAKSTHENS, encoded by the exons ATGTCTGACTACATTGTGAAGATCAATGGAACTGGTCCCGAGGAGTCCGAGGCATCCCCTGAGAAGTCCAG GGACCCGTCACCTGAGCCTGCTGTCCTGCCCAAGACAGATGTGTCCTTCCCTGGAGCAATGGAACACATG AATGAGATGCTTAGCTCCTTGGATCAAGTGATGGACAGTCAAACACAAGAAAATGGTGAACAAGTGGAAGCAACTGAAAGTCAGAGAAAGAGACTAAAG GGAAACCTAGGTTCGTCCTCTGTTGGGTGTTCACTTGGATGTATTCCAAGCTTTGACTCAG TGTCCCTTACATCTACAGTCAACACAGATAACAACTCAGCGGAGAGCCTAGAGCAGCTGCAGTACCAAGGGGCCCTGAGGGTGGATACATGTGATGAGGTGGAGGTCAAGGTGCTAGATATCGACTTATCTTCATTCACCCTGAACCGGATTTCCTTCTCCAGTATTCTTCAGGAGGAGAACGACAGAGTGCTGGACAAGGACACTATGGATTGTCGCTCTCTGTCGAGAACAGTTCCCTTTGAAAGCAGCCCAATTCCGGAGAGGAGTGGAAGCTTGAAGACATATTGCAGTAGTGTACCCACCCCGTACCAGTCAAGATT ATCCCTTACCTCCACTGAGGCACATGATCAGGTTGCACACAGCTCAGGCACACAAGTGAGCCTCCAAATCCCGATGGACCCTCTGGAGGAGCTTTTTGGTATCACTCAGGATATGATATACACAGACGTCCATGAAAGAGTGATTGAAGTGTTGCAGGACATCTACTCGGCAGCTAACCAGCTAGAGCAACAGCTATTTCAGAGTGTCTCTGACAGGCAAGCTAGAGCCATTGTAAAGGTGGTAGTGCAGCAGATCAATGCCGCCCTCTCCAGGGCTCTCCAACAAACCTGCTCGGGATCACAATTACTTACTATAGTGGGATCTGCCAAGCTCTATAGCAAAGATGGGTTGGCAGCGGTGGAGGGCCAAGGAGTTCCTTTGATCACCTCGtcagcagagggagacagggatggcaACAAGGAAGGAAGTAGACCATTGAAACGTTGTTTTAACAGCTTTGTTCGTGTTTTGTCAGCAAAAATGAGGAGTATCTCCAAGGGGATCAAACAGAGCAGCGAGAGTGCACAACAAGAGCACAGGCTAGTTGTTGAGCTGCCAGCATCATCTGACGAGGGTACAGAGCAAGAGGCAGCAGAGAAAGCTGGATCTAGTACAGTTTCTGAACCCGCTAGGGAGGAGATCACAGAGGTCACTGAAGTTCTTCAGTCGGAATCTGATgattctctacttccctccatcgGGGGAATGCTCTTCCACGTTGGATCCATGCCTCATACAGAGGATTCAGTGGAACTATACGGCAAGGTCCCATCAAAGTTAACACCAGAAAGTATGGTGCAGGAAGAACGTGTTGATGAAGGCTTGTCTAAGGTTTGTTCCAGGACAACTTCTTCAACCAGCACCACTTTCAGCATGGACGATGTCCAGAAGACTGTTGCTACTTTGACCACTTCTGGAAGTGACAGGGGTAGAAGCATTATCACTACCCCAGAAACGCCAGAGCAGAGTCTGCACCACCAGGGAGGTGGACTGGACACCCCTGTCTCCTCAGAGACAAGAGTGGCTGAAAGTGTCAGAAAGAGCCCTGCAACTTGGTCAGACGTAGAGGGATTAAGTTATGCAAAAAAGTCTGTGTCGGAGTTAATGGAGAGGATGGTGCTCAGCCGTGAGGATGCAACGTCAGCAGAGAAGAGCCTggacatcctcctctcctctggtatTCTTCGTCCTCACACTGACAAGTTAGTCGACCAGCTGCGAAAACTTTTGATGGTGAACAGCACACTTACAGCACAATCTGTGTCTGGCAGGTCAAAATCAGAATCTGCTCTGCCGAAGTCCAGCATGACAGGGGAACTCCAAAGGGAGATCTCAAGGAACGGTTTGCTGGAGATAGCATATACTATCACCGAGCGATCTATAAAGACCCTTTTGGAGCAGCTGCtcactgccctcctccctccatctgtaGTGGTTGAGGTTGCCAGGTCATGTCAGAACATCCGACCAGTCACTCCCTCTCAGGTGATGAGTTCTGAAGTTAGCCCAGGGTGCTGCAACCCTCTGTCAATGATTTGCCGTGTGATCATAGATGTCTTTACGATCACAAGACAGGTGGTTGAGACAGCCAGTGAAATGGATATGTCTCCCCCCGGAGAGAACATTGACGGAAGGCTTTGTAGCAACACAGCACCACTGCCCACTGATTCAACCCCACCTGTCCACCCGATCAACCGTGAGTGCAACAGATCTTTGGTGACCAAACCAACAAACAAAATCAAGAGCTTGACATTCTCATTTCCTAAGCTCCCAAAGATCAGTCTCATAAAG TGCAAGAAAGTCAACCAAGGGGATATCGCTCCGCTTGAGACCACCAAGGATCCTGCTGATGTCAACTATAGTA TATTCTGCACTACTCCAACACCAGAGAATGCACAACGACAAGAGGAAGATCTGGCCTCCTGCTCCTCACAGAGGAAGGAAAGGCCAAAGAACCCATTCTTTTTAATCCGGGTATACTCTGCCAAGTCTACGCATGAAAACAGCTAG